The DNA segment CTCCCTCACCGTCGGCTTCGACCTCGACATGACCCTCATCGACTCCCGGCCGGGCATCCGCGCGTGCTACATCGCGCTGGCGGAGCGTACGGGGGCGTACATCGACGCCGACCTGGCGGTCACCCGGCTCGGGCCGCCGCTCGCGGACGAGCTGGTGAACTGGTTCCCGGCCGAGCGCGTGCCCGCGATGGCCGAGCTGTACCGGGAGATGTACCCGTCCATAGCCATCGCCGCGACCCCCGCCATGGCGGGCGCCCGCGAGGCCATGGCGGCGGTGCGCGCGGCCGGCGGCCGGACCATGGTGGTCACCGCCAAGTACGAGCCGAACGCGAAGCTGCACCTGTCCCATCTGGGCATCGAGCCGGACGTGGTCGTGGGCGACCTGTGGGCCGAGCAGAAGGCACGGGCGCTGCGCGAGCACGGCGCGGGGGTGTACGTCGGCGACCACACCGGCGATGTGCGCGGGGCGCGTACCGCGGGCGCGCTGTCGGTCGCGGTGGCGACCGGACCCTGCCCCGCGGACGAGCTGCGCGCGGCCGGGGCGGACGTCGTCCTGGACGATCTGTCCGCCTTCCCGGCGTGGCTGGCCGATTACCGCCCCTGACGAAACCGGGTCCGGCGGCCCGAGGACGGCCCGGTCCCGTCCGCTACCGGGACGCCGCGGCGCTCCTCGCCCGGCGCCGGCCGGCCGCGATCGACCGCAGCACCCCCGCGCCGGCCACGAGGAAGCCGACGCCCATGAGCATGCACAGTCCGTACATGTAGGTCGGAAACGGTTTGGTGCCGAGGAACAACGGGACCATCGTGACCAGGGTGGCCAGGGCTCCGACGAAGAACACGATGGCGCCGGCACGGATCAGTCCGTCGCCGGGCCCGGCGGAATTCGCTTGGGTTTTGTCACGCACCGGACCAGGGTAGTTCCTGCGCGAGAGAACGACCGGGGACGTCTTGTCACCGGGTCCAGGACCATTAGCCTTGATGACAGCGGGTCACGGCGACCCGCTGCAGTGCTATCAAGAGCCGTTTCCGAGCAGTTTTCCCGACGAGTACGAGGACGAGGACAGACGTGCCTACCGGCAAGGTCAAGTGGTTCAACAGCGAGAAGGGCTTCGGCTTTCTCTCCCGCGACGACGGCGGTGACGTCTTCGTCCATTCCTCGGTTCTCCCCGCCGGAGTCGATGTGCTCAAGCCGGGACAGCGGGTGGAGTTCGGCGTGGTCGCCGGCCAGCGCGGCGACCAGGCGCTCTCGGTGGTCGTGCTCGACCCGACGCCGTCCGTGGCCGCCGCCCAGCGCAAGAAGCCCGACGAGCTGGCCTCGATCGTGCAGGACCTGACGACCCTCCTCGAGAACATCACCCCGATGCTGGAGAAGGGCCGCTACCCGGAGAAGGCATCCGGCAAGAAGATCGCCGGGCTGCTCCGCGCGGTCGCCGACCAGCTGGACGTCTGACCGCGCCCGCTCCTCAGGGCTCCCTCAGGGAAACGCGAGCGCGTCCGGGCCGAGGGGCGGCACCAGTCCCTCGGCCGCGGCCCGGGTGAGCAGCCCGCGGACCGCCGCGTAGCCGTCCTCGCCGAGGTCGGCGGTGAACTCGTTGACGTACAGCCCGATGTGCTGGTCGGCCACGGCCGGGTCCATCTCCTGGGCGTGCGCCATGACGTACGGCCGGGAGACCTCGGGCGCGTCCCACGCGGCCCGCACGGAGGCGCGCACGGACTCGGCGAGCCCCTTCAGCGTCCCGGCGCCCAGCGACCGCTTGGCCACGATCGCGCCCAGCGGGATCGGCAGCCCGGTCGTCAGCTCCCAGTGCTCGCCCATGTCGGCGAGCTTGTGCAGCCCGTAGTTCCGGTAGGTGAAGCGGGCCTCGTGGATCACCAGGCCCGCGTCCACCGTGCCGTCCCGCACGGCCGGCATGATCTCGTGGAACGGCATGACCACGATCTCGCCGACCCCGCCGGGCACCACGTCCGCGGCCCACAGCCGGAACAGCAGGTAGGCCGTCGACTTCTCGCTGGGCACCGCGACCGTACGGCCCGTCAGGTCGACGCCGGCCTCCCGCGTGAGCACCAGCGGCCCGCAGCCCCGGCCGAGCGCGCCGCCGCAGGGCAGCAGCGCGTACTCGTCGAGGACGTACGGCAGGACGGCGTACGACACCTTCAGCACATCGAACTCGCCGCGCTCGGCCATGCCGTTGGTGAGGTCGATGTCGGCGAAGGTCACGTCCAGCGCGGGGGCGCCGGGGACGCGGCCGTGGGCCAGGGCGTCGAAGACGAAGGTGTCGTTCGGGCAGGGCGAGTACGCGATCTGCAAGGGCTCACTGGTCATACGGATTTCCAACTCTCCAATGCGGGCGCGAACTTCCCGAAGGCCGCGGTGAGGGCGGCGAGGGCGTCGCCGATGCGCCAGGCGGCGCGGTCGCGCGGGCCGACCGGGTTGGAGACCGCGCGGATCTCCAGCACCGGCACGCCCTGGGCCCCGGCGGCCTCGGCGACCCCGAAGCCCTCCATGCCCTCGGCGAGCGCGCGGGGGTGCCGGGCGCCCAGCGCGGCGGCGCGGGCGGCGGTCCCGGTCACGGTGGACACGGTCAGGACCGTGCCGGTGCGGGCACCGGTGGCCTCGGCCACGGCCCGTACGAGTGATTGAGGCGGGCGATGGGTGACGGTCCCGAAGCCCAGTTCGGTGACCGGCACAAAGCCGTCGGCGGTCTCGGCGCCCAGGTCGGCGACGGTGATCGCGTCGGCGACGACGAGCGAGCCGAGCGGCGCCCCGGGCGCGAACCCGCCGCCGATCCCGGCCGAGACGACCAGGTCGTAGGGGGCGCCGGCGAGCGCGGCCGCGGTGAGCGCGGCACCGGTGGAGGCGGCGGCCCGCGCGGGCCCGACCCCGGCGGCCAGCAGATCGATCACGGCGGCGGTACGAGGGGGAGCGGCCCCGGTGGACGGGGCGGCACCGGCGGTCGTACCGGACGGGACGGCGCCGGCGGTCGTGCGGAACAGCGCCGCGCCCGGCAGCCGTACCTCTTCCCCGGAGCCGGGGAACGCCCGTGCCACCGCGTCCCGTTCGGCGGGGACCGCGGTGGCCACGAGGACGCGTGCGGGGGCCGTGATCAGTCCTTCTTCAGCTTGAAGGACCACACGCCCTTGGTCGGGTTGGAGCCCATCTGGATCACCAGCGTGTTGGACGCGCCGCCGGTGCCGTACTGCTCGTTGAAGAACGCGTTGCCCGGCAGGGTGCGGTACGTCTCCTTGCTCAGGCTGGTGAAGGGGCGGCCGTTGACCAGCACGGCCCAGCCGGCGTCCGCGATCTTCGGGTCGACACCGATCCGGATCGTCGAGTCCTCGCCGACCGAGATCGCCTTCGCGTCGCCGGTCTTCTTGGCGCAGTCGGCCAGGGCCT comes from the Streptomyces sp. SUK 48 genome and includes:
- a CDS encoding cold-shock protein, with the translated sequence MPTGKVKWFNSEKGFGFLSRDDGGDVFVHSSVLPAGVDVLKPGQRVEFGVVAGQRGDQALSVVVLDPTPSVAAAQRKKPDELASIVQDLTTLLENITPMLEKGRYPEKASGKKIAGLLRAVADQLDV
- a CDS encoding futalosine hydrolase — translated: MATAVPAERDAVARAFPGSGEEVRLPGAALFRTTAGAVPSGTTAGAAPSTGAAPPRTAAVIDLLAAGVGPARAAASTGAALTAAALAGAPYDLVVSAGIGGGFAPGAPLGSLVVADAITVADLGAETADGFVPVTELGFGTVTHRPPQSLVRAVAEATGARTGTVLTVSTVTGTAARAAALGARHPRALAEGMEGFGVAEAAGAQGVPVLEIRAVSNPVGPRDRAAWRIGDALAALTAAFGKFAPALESWKSV
- a CDS encoding HAD family hydrolase, which encodes MSPMASLTVGFDLDMTLIDSRPGIRACYIALAERTGAYIDADLAVTRLGPPLADELVNWFPAERVPAMAELYREMYPSIAIAATPAMAGAREAMAAVRAAGGRTMVVTAKYEPNAKLHLSHLGIEPDVVVGDLWAEQKARALREHGAGVYVGDHTGDVRGARTAGALSVAVATGPCPADELRAAGADVVLDDLSAFPAWLADYRP
- a CDS encoding DUF2771 domain-containing protein translates to MTTLPRGEAAEVHRVARRRRAVAAAGAVAAGLLVLSACDKPTPTATITVGKDSVHSEAVCYNDGKALDAKALADCAKKTGDAKAISVGEDSTIRIGVDPKIADAGWAVLVNGRPFTSLSKETYRTLPGNAFFNEQYGTGGASNTLVIQMGSNPTKGVWSFKLKKD
- a CDS encoding 1,4-dihydroxy-6-naphthoate synthase; this encodes MTSEPLQIAYSPCPNDTFVFDALAHGRVPGAPALDVTFADIDLTNGMAERGEFDVLKVSYAVLPYVLDEYALLPCGGALGRGCGPLVLTREAGVDLTGRTVAVPSEKSTAYLLFRLWAADVVPGGVGEIVVMPFHEIMPAVRDGTVDAGLVIHEARFTYRNYGLHKLADMGEHWELTTGLPIPLGAIVAKRSLGAGTLKGLAESVRASVRAAWDAPEVSRPYVMAHAQEMDPAVADQHIGLYVNEFTADLGEDGYAAVRGLLTRAAAEGLVPPLGPDALAFP